Proteins from a single region of Aminivibrio sp.:
- the buk gene encoding butyrate kinase, protein MAFQILAINPGSTSTKIAWYSDGTEAWRETVRHDPDALAAFSSVVDQFAFRLETIEAVVASHGASFDELSAVVGRGGIVKPIPGGTYAVDDQLLKHLRMGKPWEHASNLGGILADAICRPRNIPAFIVDPVAVDEMNPVAKITGLPELPRISLGHALNIKATVRRAAKDLGKPWDELNFIVAHIGGGITVCAHEKGRMTDLNNTNEFGPFSPERAGGLPAGDLVRMCFGESMTEKDMLRKIVGRGGLMAYMGTSDVREVRAMAAGGDERAREVLDAMAYAVAKEIGSQAPVLSGRVDAVLFTGGVAFDSDFVAAVQKRVQWIAPVLVYPGEDEMPALAEGALRVLRGEEECKIYGRFISGGEKA, encoded by the coding sequence ATGGCCTTTCAGATCCTTGCAATCAATCCCGGTTCCACCAGCACCAAGATCGCATGGTATTCCGACGGCACGGAAGCGTGGAGAGAGACGGTCCGCCATGACCCGGACGCCCTCGCCGCCTTCTCATCGGTGGTCGACCAGTTCGCCTTCCGCCTGGAGACAATCGAGGCGGTCGTGGCATCTCACGGGGCATCCTTCGACGAACTTTCCGCCGTGGTCGGGCGAGGGGGGATTGTGAAGCCCATCCCCGGAGGAACTTACGCCGTGGATGACCAGCTGCTGAAGCATCTCCGCATGGGCAAGCCCTGGGAGCACGCCTCCAACCTCGGGGGCATTCTTGCCGACGCCATCTGCCGTCCCCGGAACATCCCCGCCTTCATCGTGGACCCCGTGGCGGTGGACGAGATGAACCCCGTGGCGAAGATCACCGGGCTCCCCGAACTTCCGAGAATCTCCCTGGGACATGCTCTCAACATCAAGGCCACCGTGCGCCGCGCCGCGAAGGATCTCGGCAAGCCATGGGATGAACTGAACTTCATCGTGGCCCACATCGGCGGGGGCATCACCGTCTGCGCCCACGAAAAGGGGCGGATGACCGACCTGAACAACACCAACGAGTTCGGCCCCTTCTCCCCGGAGCGAGCCGGAGGCCTTCCGGCGGGGGATCTCGTGCGGATGTGCTTCGGCGAAAGCATGACCGAAAAGGACATGCTCCGGAAGATAGTCGGCAGGGGAGGCCTCATGGCCTACATGGGAACGTCGGACGTCAGGGAAGTGAGAGCCATGGCCGCCGGAGGAGACGAACGGGCGCGGGAAGTCCTGGACGCCATGGCCTACGCCGTCGCGAAGGAGATAGGTTCCCAGGCCCCGGTCCTTTCCGGCAGGGTGGACGCCGTTCTCTTTACCGGCGGAGTGGCCTTCGACAGCGACTTTGTGGCCGCCGTGCAGAAAAGGGTCCAGTGGATAGCCCCCGTGCTGGTCTATCCGGGAGAGGATGAAATGCCCGCCCTCGCGGAAGGGGCCCTCCGTGTCCTCCGCGGTGAAGAGGAATGCAAAATCTATGGCCGGTTTATTTCGGGAGGCGAAAAGGCATGA
- a CDS encoding bifunctional enoyl-CoA hydratase/phosphate acetyltransferase, translating into MTMQKLDFLLEESRKGRPMTLALACPYSDDALAAVARAGREGVVKAVLIGDGARIRALAEQDGCDLSGVGIVEEKDDEKAVERSVRMVSSGEADLLMKGLVKTSTLLKAVLDKEWGLRTGSLLSHLFLFEVPAMGRRVIGISDGGMNTYPDLNAKAKIIENAAACYHKIGVPQPRIAALAAVEAVNPDMQATLDAAALAKMNERGQIRGCIVDGPLALDNAVSEESAKIKGISSPVAGNADMLLVPDIESGNFVGKVLLYMTGGKGAGVILGARKPIVLTSRFDSMETKLLSIALGAVVARS; encoded by the coding sequence ATGACCATGCAGAAACTGGATTTTCTCCTTGAAGAAAGCAGGAAGGGGCGCCCCATGACCCTCGCGCTCGCATGCCCCTACAGCGACGACGCCCTTGCGGCCGTGGCCCGGGCAGGCCGGGAGGGTGTGGTGAAGGCAGTGCTTATAGGCGACGGCGCCAGGATTCGTGCCCTCGCCGAGCAGGACGGGTGCGATCTCTCCGGGGTCGGCATCGTGGAGGAGAAGGACGACGAAAAAGCGGTGGAGCGGAGCGTCCGGATGGTCTCCTCCGGCGAGGCGGACCTCCTCATGAAGGGGCTCGTGAAGACATCGACCCTTCTCAAGGCAGTCCTCGACAAAGAGTGGGGGCTCCGGACAGGTTCCCTACTCTCCCATCTTTTCCTCTTCGAGGTTCCCGCCATGGGGCGTCGGGTTATCGGCATCTCCGACGGGGGAATGAACACGTACCCCGACCTGAACGCCAAGGCAAAGATTATAGAAAACGCGGCTGCCTGCTATCACAAGATCGGTGTTCCCCAGCCCAGGATCGCCGCCCTCGCCGCGGTGGAGGCCGTCAACCCGGACATGCAGGCCACCCTCGACGCCGCCGCCCTGGCGAAGATGAACGAACGAGGGCAGATCCGGGGATGCATCGTGGACGGGCCCCTGGCGCTTGACAACGCCGTAAGCGAGGAATCGGCGAAGATCAAGGGGATCAGCTCCCCTGTGGCAGGAAACGCCGACATGCTCCTGGTCCCCGACATCGAGTCGGGAAACTTCGTCGGAAAGGTGCTGCTCTACATGACGGGAGGCAAGGGCGCCGGGGTCATCCTCGGGGCCAGGAAACCCATCGTCCTCACAAGCCGTTTC